The proteins below are encoded in one region of Deinococcus metalli:
- the fba gene encoding class II fructose-1,6-bisphosphate aldolase: MLVTGNDILIPARAGKYGVGSFNTNNMEITQAIIHTAEKLRSPVMVQMSEGAIKYGGQDLANIVKDIATRATVPVALHLDHGSSYESALNAIRMGFTSVMIDASHHSFDENVHETRRVVEAAHAMGISVEAELGRLGGIEEHIVVDEKDAFLTDPEEAVQFVEQTGTDYLAIAIGTSHGAYKGKGRPYIDQARIARIGELLGIPLVAHGSSGVPQEIVERFRTGGGQIGDAAGIADDDLREACQHGIAKVNVDTDLRLASTVGIREALMANAKEFDPRKIFGPARDVMAQVIEHKMRVLGSVGKA, from the coding sequence ATGCTCGTAACCGGTAATGACATCCTGATCCCCGCCCGTGCCGGCAAGTACGGCGTCGGCTCGTTCAACACCAACAACATGGAGATCACGCAGGCGATCATCCACACGGCCGAGAAGCTCCGCAGCCCCGTCATGGTGCAGATGAGCGAGGGCGCCATCAAGTACGGCGGGCAGGACCTGGCGAACATCGTCAAGGACATCGCCACGCGGGCCACCGTGCCGGTCGCGCTGCACCTCGACCACGGCAGCTCCTACGAGTCGGCGCTCAACGCCATCCGCATGGGCTTCACCAGCGTCATGATCGACGCGTCGCACCACTCCTTCGACGAGAACGTCCACGAGACCCGCCGCGTGGTGGAAGCCGCGCACGCCATGGGCATCAGCGTGGAAGCGGAGCTCGGGCGCCTGGGCGGCATCGAGGAGCACATCGTCGTGGACGAGAAGGACGCGTTCCTGACCGACCCCGAGGAAGCCGTGCAGTTCGTCGAGCAGACCGGTACCGACTACCTGGCCATCGCCATCGGCACCAGCCACGGCGCGTACAAGGGCAAGGGCCGCCCGTACATCGACCAGGCACGCATCGCGCGGATCGGTGAACTGCTGGGCATTCCGCTGGTCGCGCACGGCAGCAGCGGCGTGCCGCAGGAGATCGTGGAGCGCTTCCGCACCGGCGGCGGCCAGATCGGCGACGCGGCCGGCATCGCCGACGACGACCTGCGTGAGGCGTGCCAGCACGGCATCGCCAAGGTGAACGTGGACACCGACCTGCGTCTGGCGAGCACCGTCGGCATCCGCGAGGCGCTGATGGCCAACGCCAAGGAGTTCGACCCGCGCAAGATCTTCGGTCCGGCCCGCGACGTGATGGCCCAGGTGATCGAGCACAAGATGCGCGTGCTGGGCAGCGTCGGCAAGGCCTGA
- a CDS encoding S8 family peptidase: protein MRSPVHRRRALLLGSALLAGGVSTAGAAGLSPTLLERAKKGDQTQVGVIVRFAFGNDSRGRAQLKNLRGQLVSRLNQFGANAGFINQAIKSGKATQLWLDQSIYLPLTPVQARALAALPFVTDVFENFKVQIPKPQRAVALSASAAAAGEPWHLAKIGAPQAWAAGFKGQGIKIGHLDSGIDASHTQLNGKVVAFAEFNEAGDRVNSQPHDTTNHGTHTAGLLVGNTVGVAPSAKIISALVLPNNEGTFAQVIAGMQYVLDPDNNADTDDGADVVNMSLGIPGTFDEFIVPVQNMLKAGVVPVFAIGNFGPAGGTTGSPGNLPDAIGVGAVDQNGQVASFSSRGPVTWNSGIKGTFTKPDIAAPGVDITSSFPGNQYGALSGSSQASPITAGAVALLLSAKPGTSVDAIKNALYSSASNAGSKNNNVGYGLISVPGALGKLGVNVSAPAPAPQPAPAPAPAPAPQPAPAPAPQPAPAPAPQPAPTPAPTPAPTPAPSKQPTGPAGYDLCAVEGQKCNFSGQRQAAYGTDGKYVTGTATNGFECSNGAWGRDPAPGLTKGCFIKPVAAQPAPAPAPKPAPTPAPAPAKQPTGPAGYDLCAVEGQACKFSGQRQAAFGTDGKYVTGTGTDGFNCTVSEWGRDPAPGLTKGCFIKPVSGQPAPAPAPQPAPAPSGNAGGKPTVLLVDDDMGQGADVTNALRDAIKANAASGGAFVFNTQTQGQVPLSELVRADIVIWATGEAYQNTITAADQNTLRQYLARGGRLIVTGQDIGFDIGGSDFYRSTLKTQLIADSSGIAKFVTRGMLGSASYTLNAGGSAMNQYYPDVIADLSGSYVAASWGTANATAQSVKAQSIRQDSNRARENAKAQAPRVSAQEARDNAGAIVVNDAGSYRTITMGFGLEGLAPAQQSTLLRVAFDWLMK, encoded by the coding sequence ATGAGAAGCCCAGTACACCGACGCCGAGCCCTGCTGCTGGGATCGGCCCTCCTGGCCGGTGGCGTGTCCACCGCCGGAGCGGCCGGTCTGTCCCCGACCCTCCTCGAACGCGCCAAGAAGGGTGACCAGACGCAGGTGGGCGTGATCGTCCGCTTCGCGTTCGGCAACGACTCGCGCGGCCGCGCCCAGCTGAAGAACCTGCGCGGGCAGTTGGTCAGCCGCCTGAACCAGTTCGGCGCGAACGCCGGCTTCATCAACCAGGCGATCAAGTCCGGCAAGGCCACGCAGCTGTGGCTCGACCAGAGCATCTACCTGCCGCTCACGCCGGTGCAGGCGCGCGCCCTGGCCGCGCTGCCCTTCGTGACGGACGTGTTCGAGAACTTCAAGGTGCAGATTCCCAAGCCGCAGCGCGCCGTGGCCCTGAGCGCGTCGGCCGCCGCGGCCGGGGAGCCGTGGCACCTCGCCAAGATCGGCGCGCCGCAGGCGTGGGCGGCGGGCTTCAAGGGCCAGGGCATCAAGATCGGGCACCTGGATTCCGGCATCGACGCGAGCCACACCCAGCTGAACGGGAAGGTCGTGGCCTTCGCGGAGTTCAACGAGGCCGGCGACCGCGTGAACAGCCAGCCGCACGACACCACCAACCACGGCACGCACACGGCGGGCCTGCTGGTGGGCAACACGGTCGGCGTGGCGCCCAGCGCGAAGATCATCAGCGCGCTGGTGCTGCCGAACAACGAGGGCACCTTCGCGCAGGTGATCGCGGGCATGCAGTACGTGCTCGACCCCGACAACAACGCCGACACCGACGACGGCGCGGACGTCGTGAACATGAGCCTGGGCATTCCCGGCACCTTCGACGAGTTCATCGTGCCGGTGCAGAACATGCTCAAGGCGGGCGTGGTGCCGGTGTTCGCCATCGGGAACTTCGGCCCGGCCGGCGGCACCACCGGCAGCCCCGGCAACCTGCCGGACGCGATCGGCGTGGGCGCGGTCGATCAGAACGGTCAGGTCGCCAGCTTCAGCTCGCGCGGGCCGGTCACGTGGAACAGCGGCATCAAGGGCACCTTCACCAAGCCCGACATCGCCGCGCCCGGTGTGGACATCACGAGTTCGTTCCCCGGCAACCAGTACGGCGCCCTGAGCGGCTCCTCGCAGGCGAGCCCGATCACCGCGGGCGCGGTCGCGCTGCTGCTCTCGGCCAAGCCCGGCACGTCGGTGGACGCCATCAAGAACGCGCTGTACTCCAGCGCCAGCAATGCGGGCAGCAAGAACAACAACGTCGGCTACGGCCTGATCAGCGTGCCCGGCGCCCTGGGCAAACTGGGCGTGAACGTGAGCGCTCCGGCCCCGGCCCCCCAGCCGGCGCCCGCCCCGGCCCCTGCTCCGGCGCCACAGCCCGCGCCCGCCCCGGCTCCCCAGCCGGCCCCGGCGCCAGCACCGCAGCCCGCGCCCACCCCCGCGCCGACGCCTGCTCCCACCCCGGCGCCCTCGAAGCAGCCGACCGGCCCGGCCGGGTACGACCTGTGCGCCGTGGAAGGCCAGAAGTGCAACTTCAGCGGTCAGCGCCAGGCGGCGTACGGCACCGACGGCAAGTACGTGACCGGGACGGCCACCAACGGCTTCGAGTGCTCGAACGGCGCGTGGGGCCGTGACCCCGCCCCCGGCCTGACCAAGGGCTGCTTCATCAAGCCGGTGGCCGCCCAGCCGGCTCCGGCGCCCGCCCCCAAGCCGGCCCCGACCCCCGCTCCGGCTCCGGCCAAGCAGCCCACCGGCCCGGCCGGCTACGACCTGTGCGCGGTCGAGGGTCAGGCCTGCAAGTTCAGCGGTCAGCGCCAGGCCGCGTTCGGGACGGACGGCAAGTACGTGACTGGCACCGGCACGGACGGCTTCAACTGCACCGTGTCCGAGTGGGGCCGTGACCCGGCGCCCGGCCTGACCAAGGGCTGCTTCATCAAGCCCGTGAGCGGCCAGCCGGCTCCTGCGCCGGCGCCGCAGCCCGCGCCCGCCCCCAGCGGCAACGCCGGCGGCAAGCCGACCGTGCTGCTCGTGGACGACGACATGGGCCAGGGGGCAGACGTCACGAACGCGCTGCGCGACGCCATCAAGGCCAACGCGGCCAGCGGCGGGGCCTTCGTGTTCAACACCCAGACGCAGGGCCAGGTGCCCCTGAGCGAACTCGTGCGCGCCGACATCGTCATCTGGGCGACCGGCGAGGCGTACCAGAACACCATCACGGCCGCGGACCAGAACACGCTGCGCCAGTACCTCGCGCGCGGCGGCCGCCTGATCGTGACCGGCCAGGACATCGGCTTTGACATCGGCGGCAGCGACTTCTACCGCAGCACCCTCAAGACCCAGCTGATCGCGGACTCCAGCGGCATCGCCAAGTTCGTGACGCGCGGCATGCTCGGCAGCGCTTCCTACACGCTGAACGCGGGCGGCAGCGCCATGAACCAGTACTACCCGGACGTGATCGCGGACCTCAGCGGCAGCTACGTGGCCGCGTCGTGGGGCACCGCGAACGCCACCGCGCAGAGCGTGAAGGCGCAGAGCATCCGCCAGGACAGCAACCGCGCCCGCGAGAACGCCAAGGCGCAGGCCCCCCGAGTCAGCGCCCAGGAAGCGCGCGACAACGCCGGCGCCATCGTGGTGAACGATGCCGGCAGCTACCGCACCATCACCATGGGCTTCGGCCTGGAAGGGCTCGCGCCCGCCCAGCAGTCCACCCTGCTCAGGGTCGCGTTCGACTGGCTGATGAAGTAA